One window from the genome of Rufibacter tibetensis encodes:
- a CDS encoding TrkH family potassium uptake protein: MNQKRNKFPVTPLQAAFQQTPRVVAFVDTLLLYLSSFGLVVFLYDIGFKNEIVEPRFLHYFYHVFFLTVLTCLAVRSLILIRDGVRRPSLIFEGLLLFFMLLGVVSRFLLQNQMTSSSTLLRFFDSEQPIYFVIFYVFFIEVSKKTLLFYRSTVQPALVFVLSFVFLVAVGTFLLLLPQATYSGISFIDALFTATSAVCVTGLITLDTATVFTPTGKVMILILIQVGGLGIMTFASFFGIFFQGSSLKSSLFMKDWLNEDNLGQITKTLFRIVSFTLGFELLGAIFIYASLQGIPVEILPDKFSFAIFHAVSAFCNAGFSTLSLGLFDPMVRYNYHLQIIIAILVIIGGLGFPIVFNLARYVRYKVLDAIDRMTPGIPIKHTPRLLNVNTLIVTITSSILLVVGMVVYFLLEYNNTLAEHGMWGKVVGAFFGSVTPRTAGFNTVDMAALTAPTVLLYLLLMWIGASPASVGGGIKTTTFAVAILNILSLARGKDRVEVFRREIGNESVDKAFAIIILSLLVIGVAVFTITIFDPQMELAAVAFECFSGFSTVGLSVGITALLSAPSKVVLILTMFLGRVGTLTLIVGLLRKVSTLRYRYPKETIIIT, translated from the coding sequence ATGAACCAAAAGAGAAATAAGTTTCCAGTTACCCCACTACAGGCTGCTTTTCAGCAGACCCCAAGGGTAGTTGCTTTTGTAGATACCCTTCTTCTATATCTGAGTTCTTTTGGATTGGTGGTCTTCCTGTATGACATTGGGTTCAAGAATGAAATAGTTGAGCCAAGATTTCTCCATTACTTTTACCACGTCTTTTTCCTGACAGTACTAACATGCCTGGCAGTACGAAGTCTTATTCTGATTAGAGACGGTGTCCGGAGGCCATCGCTTATTTTTGAGGGTCTTCTACTTTTTTTTATGCTTTTGGGGGTAGTTTCCAGGTTTTTGCTCCAAAACCAGATGACCAGTTCCAGCACCCTGCTGCGTTTCTTTGACAGTGAGCAACCCATCTACTTTGTCATTTTCTATGTTTTTTTCATAGAAGTATCTAAAAAGACGCTCCTTTTCTATCGTAGCACGGTGCAACCTGCTCTGGTATTTGTTTTAAGTTTCGTGTTCCTGGTGGCAGTGGGTACTTTTCTGCTCCTTCTTCCGCAGGCAACATACAGCGGAATCAGCTTTATTGACGCTCTATTTACTGCTACCAGCGCAGTTTGTGTGACGGGCTTGATCACCTTAGATACTGCTACGGTTTTTACCCCTACTGGGAAAGTGATGATCCTGATCCTGATTCAGGTGGGTGGGTTGGGCATCATGACCTTCGCAAGCTTCTTTGGTATCTTCTTCCAAGGTTCTTCTTTGAAAAGCTCCCTTTTCATGAAGGACTGGTTAAACGAAGATAATCTAGGCCAAATCACCAAAACGCTTTTCCGGATTGTCAGTTTTACTTTAGGGTTTGAGCTTCTGGGAGCGATATTTATCTACGCCTCTTTGCAAGGTATTCCGGTTGAGATTTTGCCAGACAAGTTCAGCTTTGCAATCTTCCATGCTGTTTCTGCTTTTTGCAACGCTGGATTCTCTACTCTGTCTTTGGGTTTGTTTGATCCTATGGTGCGGTATAATTACCATTTGCAAATCATCATAGCTATACTAGTAATAATTGGAGGCTTAGGTTTCCCTATTGTGTTTAACTTGGCCCGGTACGTGAGGTACAAAGTGTTGGATGCGATTGATAGAATGACCCCTGGTATTCCTATCAAGCACACCCCCAGGTTGCTGAACGTGAATACGCTTATAGTAACCATCACCTCCTCCATTCTGCTGGTAGTGGGTATGGTCGTGTACTTTCTATTAGAGTACAATAATACCTTGGCTGAGCACGGAATGTGGGGCAAGGTAGTAGGGGCTTTCTTTGGTTCTGTAACGCCCCGTACTGCCGGATTCAACACCGTAGACATGGCAGCACTAACAGCACCTACCGTATTGCTTTACCTGCTGCTTATGTGGATTGGAGCTTCCCCAGCTTCAGTGGGTGGGGGAATCAAGACAACTACCTTCGCAGTAGCGATTCTTAACATCTTAAGTTTGGCTAGAGGAAAAGACCGGGTAGAAGTATTTAGAAGGGAAATAGGGAATGAGTCTGTAGACAAAGCCTTTGCTATTATCATTCTTTCTTTGCTGGTCATAGGGGTGGCTGTGTTCACGATTACCATCTTTGATCCACAAATGGAATTGGCTGCTGTGGCCTTTGAGTGCTTCTCCGGATTTAGCACCGTTGGGCTATCAGTGGGCATCACGGCTCTTTTAAGCGCACCCAGTAAGGTTGTCCTGATCCTGACCATGTTTTTAGGTAGAGTGGGCACGCTCACCTTGATTGTTGGACTGCTGCGCAAAGTCTCTACCTTGCGGTACCGTTATCCTAAAGAAACCATCATCATCACGTAA
- a CDS encoding sll1863 family stress response protein translates to MDTYNLKPENMRAPQHLNEKEIRQSLDELDAKIKVLQGRAHATTADSHHTYHEHIAALEAKRALIAQKLDNSSSATESTWQDIKRSLEDLTEGIKKLF, encoded by the coding sequence ATGGATACCTATAACCTGAAACCGGAGAACATGCGGGCGCCCCAGCATCTGAACGAGAAGGAAATTCGGCAAAGCTTAGATGAGTTAGACGCTAAAATAAAAGTACTTCAGGGTCGGGCCCATGCTACCACAGCAGACTCACACCATACCTACCATGAACATATAGCGGCTTTGGAAGCCAAACGTGCCCTCATTGCCCAAAAGCTGGATAACTCTAGCAGTGCCACTGAAAGCACCTGGCAGGATATAAAACGAAGCTTAGAAGACCTCACAGAAGGCATCAAAAAGCTTTTCTAA
- a CDS encoding response regulator — protein MTKYKKVFLIDDDEIHNFLCESVIRSQQFAANVNSYLWAEEALECLNTIVKEKPHDFPEIIFLDINMPGMDGWEFIEEYRKLPVELTQNCLLFVLSSAVDKNDITHAKNLSEVNDFFSKPLTSDILNIISEQYSTHQ, from the coding sequence ATGACGAAGTATAAGAAAGTCTTCTTAATTGATGATGATGAGATTCACAATTTTCTGTGTGAGAGTGTGATCAGAAGCCAACAGTTTGCGGCAAATGTGAATAGCTATTTATGGGCTGAAGAGGCATTAGAATGCTTGAATACCATTGTTAAAGAGAAACCGCATGATTTTCCTGAAATCATTTTTCTGGACATCAACATGCCTGGTATGGACGGTTGGGAGTTTATTGAAGAGTACAGAAAGTTGCCGGTAGAACTTACCCAAAACTGTTTACTCTTCGTGCTTTCCTCTGCAGTAGACAAAAACGACATCACGCATGCTAAGAACTTGTCAGAAGTGAATGACTTTTTCTCTAAGCCCTTGACCTCTGATATCCTCAACATCATCTCAGAGCAATATTCCACTCATCAATAA
- a CDS encoding S8 family serine peptidase, with protein sequence MSRTAGVSAVQEVVQRVAQEKAVQKFPQAVSLSGAKTSKKNAVDLSLIYQLRYNPGQPFEQVKKKLLSTGLVEYVEPLYLHEPLTLPSDPQADSVSGSQNYLKKIEAYRAWNITQGDTNVVIGILDTGVKLTHEDLKNNLKYNYADPIDGIDNDRDGFVDNFRGWDLADNDNDPTADANGHGTMVTGVASAQPNNGVGMTGVGFNCKFLPIKIYASTPKGSFKGYEAIVYAADHGCKVINLSWGAASFSSAYEQDIINYATINKDVVIVAAAGNTNDELDFYPASYQNVLSVAALDKGDVKGQSNTYSYNIDLGAQGVDVFTTNNAGDTRYGSGSGSSLSSPMVAGAAALIRSYFPSLTASQVMELLRATADDIYSLAGNTAYLEKLGKGRLNIFRALSEKNTISVRMTSWNIVGTNALTPGAEFKVAGNFTNYLSPVAGLQVNVTSSSPYVQVVKGSVSLGSFATLGTADNQTNPFTLKIAENVPANTPVTIRFGYTNGTYSDFQYIKLVLNPDFQTTDVNNVVASIMSNGNIGYNGLKYTQGKGVTYKGSDPLLPEGGLLIGYSPTHVSDNIRNEKGTTDQDFYAVTYLQRKPNSPNADFFGSNVMEDSLTATKTKSLRIQQNVYAWSDAPNQDYVVLEYVLTNRSTETITDAFAGMFVDWDIKSASKNMAEWNDKLHLGITRHRTDSSIWAGIQLLSKGAPGFFALDNTAANGINLSDGFSTQEKYLALSGGVQRERAGFEEGKDVYFVISSKIKSLAPSQADTVAFAIVAGGSREEINRHATAALQKYNQITATKTVTSSPTGIASKAISLFPNPSQGRFTVSLPTALQQTSVEVQLLDSRGQITPQGSFQKKSQLDFDFTNLSAGMYYLRFISSAGVMTQKFMISK encoded by the coding sequence ATGAGCAGAACTGCTGGTGTATCTGCTGTTCAAGAGGTTGTTCAGCGGGTAGCTCAGGAAAAAGCCGTACAAAAATTTCCTCAGGCTGTTTCTCTTTCTGGAGCTAAAACTTCAAAAAAGAATGCTGTAGATCTTTCTTTGATTTACCAGCTACGGTATAATCCCGGACAGCCTTTTGAACAGGTCAAAAAGAAATTATTGAGTACTGGATTAGTAGAATATGTAGAACCATTGTACTTGCATGAACCACTTACCCTTCCTTCAGATCCGCAGGCAGATTCTGTTTCAGGCAGTCAGAATTACCTTAAGAAAATAGAAGCATACAGGGCCTGGAACATCACTCAGGGTGACACAAATGTGGTAATTGGCATATTAGATACAGGCGTAAAACTCACCCACGAAGACCTTAAAAATAACCTGAAGTACAACTACGCAGATCCAATTGATGGAATAGATAATGACAGAGACGGTTTTGTAGACAATTTCAGAGGCTGGGACCTGGCAGACAATGACAATGACCCAACGGCAGATGCAAACGGCCACGGGACCATGGTAACGGGAGTAGCCTCGGCTCAACCCAATAATGGTGTTGGCATGACCGGGGTAGGCTTCAATTGTAAATTTTTACCCATTAAGATCTATGCTTCTACCCCCAAGGGATCTTTCAAAGGATATGAAGCCATTGTTTATGCCGCTGACCATGGGTGCAAAGTCATTAATCTCTCATGGGGTGCGGCAAGCTTTTCCTCTGCCTATGAACAAGACATTATCAACTACGCAACCATCAATAAAGATGTGGTGATTGTAGCGGCAGCGGGCAATACTAATGATGAGTTAGACTTCTACCCTGCCTCCTACCAAAACGTTCTTTCTGTTGCCGCCTTAGACAAAGGAGATGTCAAAGGACAATCGAATACTTACAGTTATAATATAGACTTAGGTGCTCAGGGAGTAGATGTGTTTACGACCAATAACGCAGGAGATACAAGATACGGCAGTGGGTCTGGTTCTTCTTTGTCTTCTCCAATGGTTGCAGGGGCAGCCGCGTTAATCCGGAGTTACTTTCCTTCTTTAACTGCCTCTCAGGTAATGGAGCTTTTGAGGGCTACTGCTGATGATATTTACTCTTTAGCAGGTAATACCGCCTATCTTGAAAAACTGGGAAAAGGAAGGCTGAACATTTTCCGGGCATTATCAGAAAAGAACACCATTTCTGTACGAATGACCTCCTGGAACATAGTAGGCACAAACGCCCTAACGCCTGGGGCCGAATTCAAAGTAGCAGGTAATTTCACTAATTACTTAAGCCCTGTTGCTGGATTACAAGTGAATGTTACCTCCTCCAGTCCCTACGTACAGGTGGTAAAGGGAAGTGTTTCTTTAGGCTCTTTTGCAACCTTAGGAACAGCAGACAATCAGACAAACCCATTTACCTTAAAAATTGCGGAAAATGTACCTGCCAACACCCCGGTAACCATCCGGTTTGGGTACACCAATGGCACTTACTCAGACTTTCAGTACATTAAACTGGTTCTTAACCCAGACTTCCAGACCACCGACGTAAACAATGTGGTAGCCTCCATCATGAGCAATGGCAACATCGGGTACAACGGTTTAAAGTATACACAGGGCAAAGGAGTTACCTACAAAGGAAGTGATCCATTGCTTCCTGAAGGCGGCTTACTGATTGGGTATTCTCCTACCCACGTTTCTGACAATATAAGGAATGAGAAGGGCACCACCGACCAGGACTTCTACGCTGTCACCTACTTGCAGCGGAAACCCAACTCTCCCAATGCAGACTTTTTCGGGAGCAATGTGATGGAAGACTCCCTTACAGCCACCAAAACTAAAAGCCTCAGAATCCAACAAAATGTGTACGCCTGGTCTGATGCTCCTAACCAAGACTATGTGGTATTAGAATACGTGTTAACCAACCGTTCAACCGAGACAATCACAGACGCCTTCGCCGGAATGTTTGTAGATTGGGATATCAAGTCTGCCTCTAAAAACATGGCAGAGTGGAATGACAAACTTCATTTAGGCATTACCAGACACCGAACAGACAGTTCCATTTGGGCAGGTATTCAATTACTTTCAAAAGGTGCTCCCGGATTTTTCGCCCTTGACAATACGGCGGCAAATGGTATTAACCTTTCAGATGGCTTTTCTACTCAGGAGAAATACCTGGCTCTCTCTGGTGGAGTGCAAAGAGAACGCGCTGGCTTTGAAGAAGGAAAAGACGTATACTTCGTCATCTCTTCCAAAATCAAATCTTTGGCCCCTTCACAGGCAGACACAGTGGCCTTCGCCATTGTGGCGGGCGGCTCAAGAGAGGAAATCAACAGACACGCCACTGCGGCGCTTCAGAAATATAACCAGATTACTGCAACTAAAACAGTTACTTCCAGCCCTACTGGTATAGCATCAAAAGCAATTTCACTGTTCCCCAACCCATCGCAGGGCCGTTTTACCGTAAGCTTGCCTACCGCTTTACAGCAAACCTCTGTTGAAGTACAACTCCTTGACAGTAGAGGGCAGATAACTCCGCAGGGAAGCTTCCAGAAGAAGAGCCAGCTTGATTTTGACTTTACTAACCTTTCAGCGGGCATGTACTACCTGCGGTTTATTTCTTCGGCTGGCGTAATGACTCAGAAATTCATGATTTCTAAATAG
- a CDS encoding aconitate hydratase, which translates to MAFDVDMIKAVYANLGDRISAARTAVGRPLTQTEKILYAHLYNGSATEAYERGKSYVDFAPDRVAMQDATAQMALLQFMQAGRPTVAVPSSVHCDHLIQARVGADQDLAEAYSENKEVYDFLASVSNKYGIGFWKPGAGIIHTVVFENYAFPGGMMIGTDSHTPNAGGLGMIAIGVGGADAVDVMAGMAWELKFPRVIGVKLTGKLNGWTAPKDIILKVAGILTVKGGTGAIVEYFGEGAANISCSGKSTICNMGAEIGATTSVFAYDESMADYLRGTERGEIAELASQVAEHLRADEEVYANPAAFYDQLIEINLDELEPHVNGPFTPDAAWPISQFAAAVREHNWPAKLEVGLIGSCTNSSYEDLTRAASVARQAVDKGLVANAEYTITPGSEVVRYTAERDGILGTFSEIGGVVLANACGPCIGQWARHTDDPKRKNSIITSFNRNFAKRNDGNPNTHAFVASPEIVTAFAIAGDLTFNPLTDTLTNKNGEQVKLDEPTGIQFPVNGFAVEDAGYVAPAADPSKVEVVVDPTSDRLQLLDPFQPWSGQDLTGLRLLIKAQGKCTTDHISMAGPWLKYRGHLDNISNNMLIGAINAFNGEANSVKNLMVQGEGYDEVPKVARTYKAAGVGTVVVGDENYGEGSSREHAAMEPRHLGVKVVLVKSFARIHETNLKKQGMLALTFANKEDYDRIEEADVIDVLGLTSFTPGVPLQVRLTHKDGSTYTFEANHTYNQGQIEWFKAGSALNLIRLQQQQQA; encoded by the coding sequence ATGGCATTTGATGTAGACATGATCAAGGCAGTGTACGCGAATCTGGGCGACCGGATTTCTGCGGCACGTACGGCAGTAGGCCGGCCTTTAACTCAGACTGAGAAAATTCTTTACGCCCACTTATATAATGGTTCCGCTACGGAGGCGTATGAGCGGGGTAAATCTTACGTGGACTTCGCGCCAGACCGCGTTGCCATGCAGGATGCCACGGCTCAGATGGCTTTGCTCCAGTTCATGCAAGCGGGTCGTCCTACTGTGGCGGTTCCTTCTTCGGTACACTGTGACCACTTGATCCAAGCCCGTGTTGGTGCTGACCAGGATTTGGCTGAAGCCTACTCAGAAAACAAAGAGGTATATGATTTCTTAGCCTCTGTCTCTAATAAATATGGTATCGGGTTCTGGAAGCCAGGTGCGGGTATTATCCACACCGTGGTATTTGAGAACTACGCCTTCCCAGGCGGAATGATGATTGGTACTGACTCCCACACGCCAAACGCGGGTGGTTTAGGTATGATCGCTATTGGTGTTGGTGGTGCAGATGCTGTAGACGTAATGGCCGGTATGGCTTGGGAGTTGAAATTCCCACGCGTAATTGGCGTGAAACTAACCGGTAAATTAAACGGCTGGACTGCTCCTAAAGACATCATCCTGAAAGTGGCAGGTATCTTAACCGTAAAAGGTGGTACTGGTGCCATTGTGGAATACTTTGGTGAAGGAGCTGCTAACATTTCCTGCTCTGGTAAATCTACCATCTGTAACATGGGTGCCGAGATTGGAGCCACGACTTCGGTTTTTGCCTATGATGAGTCAATGGCCGATTACCTGAGAGGAACTGAGCGCGGTGAGATTGCTGAACTGGCCAGCCAGGTAGCAGAACACCTGCGTGCCGATGAAGAAGTGTATGCTAACCCAGCCGCTTTCTACGACCAACTGATTGAAATCAACTTGGACGAATTGGAGCCACACGTGAACGGACCGTTCACTCCAGATGCTGCCTGGCCAATCTCCCAATTTGCCGCTGCTGTGCGTGAGCACAACTGGCCAGCTAAACTGGAAGTAGGTTTGATTGGGTCTTGTACCAACTCTTCTTATGAAGACCTTACCCGTGCTGCTTCAGTGGCTAGACAAGCCGTTGATAAAGGCTTAGTGGCAAATGCTGAATACACCATTACCCCAGGTTCTGAGGTGGTGCGTTACACCGCTGAGCGCGATGGTATCTTAGGTACTTTCTCTGAGATAGGTGGCGTTGTATTGGCGAATGCTTGTGGTCCGTGCATCGGGCAGTGGGCACGTCATACGGATGATCCAAAGCGCAAGAACTCCATCATCACTTCCTTCAACCGTAACTTCGCGAAGCGGAACGATGGTAACCCGAACACCCACGCGTTTGTGGCCTCTCCGGAAATCGTGACTGCTTTTGCTATTGCGGGTGATCTTACCTTCAATCCGCTTACCGATACATTGACAAACAAAAACGGTGAGCAAGTGAAATTGGATGAGCCAACTGGTATCCAGTTCCCGGTAAATGGTTTCGCCGTAGAAGATGCAGGCTACGTAGCTCCGGCTGCAGATCCAAGCAAGGTAGAAGTGGTAGTTGATCCTACCTCTGATCGTCTTCAATTGTTAGATCCATTCCAGCCTTGGAGTGGTCAAGATCTGACCGGCCTGAGACTGTTGATCAAAGCCCAGGGGAAATGTACTACTGACCACATCTCTATGGCTGGTCCTTGGTTGAAGTACCGCGGTCACTTGGATAACATCTCCAACAACATGTTGATTGGTGCGATCAATGCTTTCAATGGCGAAGCCAACAGCGTGAAGAACCTGATGGTGCAAGGCGAAGGCTATGACGAAGTTCCTAAAGTAGCCCGTACGTACAAAGCCGCTGGTGTTGGAACAGTTGTAGTAGGTGATGAAAACTACGGTGAAGGTTCTTCTCGTGAGCACGCTGCCATGGAACCTCGTCACTTGGGTGTGAAAGTGGTATTGGTGAAATCGTTCGCCCGTATCCACGAAACCAACCTGAAGAAACAAGGTATGCTGGCCCTTACTTTCGCGAATAAGGAAGATTACGACCGTATTGAAGAGGCTGACGTAATTGACGTGTTAGGCTTGACTTCTTTCACTCCGGGTGTTCCGTTGCAGGTAAGACTGACGCACAAAGATGGTTCAACTTACACCTTTGAGGCAAACCATACTTACAACCAAGGTCAGATTGAATGGTTCAAAGCTGGTTCAGCCCTTAACTTGATCCGTTTGCAACAGCAACAACAAGCCTAA
- a CDS encoding peroxiredoxin family protein has translation MNKIKFFKYSIFTLVSAALSLPACTSSSTTEPELATGSWRGIIQVSNQDMPFNFTVSEEGGKKVAYLINADEKILIDEISTSEDSVRLQMHIFDAALIAKIDGNKLSGRWERKDQATPYSLPFSAEHEKTTRFSENPAKPTLDISGKWEVQFTKEDGKTYPAIGEFVQKGNALTGTFLTNTGDYRYLQGEVDGNKLKLSAFDGAHAYLFNASGQPNGTLAGDFYAGQSSHETWTAKRNPNFKLASAEKLTYLKPGYDRLDFSFPDLNGKKVSLTDPQFKGKVVVAQIFGSWCPNCMDETKFLAPWYEKNKNRGVEVVGIGYEVSPDFDKAKVRVEKMRERLNVPYTLLIGGTKDKELVAKSLPALNHVLSFPTTIFIDKQGKVRKIHTGFSGPGTGKYYEEFVQEFNKTIDELVAEK, from the coding sequence ATGAACAAGATTAAATTTTTCAAATATTCTATATTCACCTTGGTGTCAGCGGCTCTGAGCCTGCCAGCCTGTACCTCTTCGTCTACTACAGAACCCGAATTGGCAACTGGTTCCTGGCGTGGTATCATTCAGGTAAGTAACCAGGATATGCCCTTCAACTTCACGGTTTCTGAAGAAGGCGGAAAAAAGGTGGCTTATCTGATTAACGCAGATGAGAAAATTTTGATTGATGAAATTTCAACTTCAGAGGATAGCGTACGGTTGCAGATGCACATCTTTGACGCCGCTCTTATTGCCAAAATAGACGGAAACAAACTTTCGGGCCGGTGGGAGCGGAAAGACCAGGCCACGCCTTACAGTTTGCCGTTCTCAGCTGAGCATGAGAAAACAACCCGTTTTTCTGAAAACCCAGCCAAACCAACCCTTGACATTTCTGGCAAATGGGAAGTGCAGTTCACCAAGGAGGATGGGAAAACTTACCCTGCCATAGGAGAATTCGTGCAGAAAGGGAATGCCTTAACCGGTACCTTCCTTACAAATACTGGTGACTACCGCTATTTACAGGGCGAGGTAGACGGAAACAAATTGAAGCTTTCTGCCTTTGACGGCGCCCACGCTTACCTGTTCAATGCCTCAGGCCAACCTAACGGCACCTTAGCCGGAGACTTCTACGCAGGCCAATCCAGCCATGAAACCTGGACCGCCAAACGCAACCCCAACTTTAAACTAGCTTCTGCTGAAAAGTTGACCTACCTGAAGCCAGGATATGACCGCTTAGACTTTTCCTTCCCAGACCTGAATGGGAAAAAGGTTTCCCTTACAGATCCGCAGTTTAAAGGGAAAGTGGTGGTGGCCCAGATTTTTGGTTCCTGGTGCCCAAACTGCATGGATGAAACTAAGTTTTTAGCTCCCTGGTACGAGAAAAACAAAAACCGCGGTGTAGAAGTAGTAGGCATTGGCTACGAGGTAAGCCCAGATTTTGACAAAGCAAAAGTACGGGTAGAGAAAATGCGAGAACGCCTTAACGTGCCTTACACCTTATTGATTGGCGGCACCAAAGACAAAGAGCTGGTGGCTAAATCACTGCCAGCCCTGAACCACGTACTCTCCTTTCCTACCACCATCTTTATTGACAAGCAAGGTAAAGTTAGGAAGATCCATACGGGCTTCTCTGGTCCCGGCACTGGCAAGTATTATGAAGAGTTTGTGCAAGAGTTTAACAAAACCATTGATGAACTAG